The nucleotide window CGCCCGACAAGGTTCATTCGGATCGAGACCACCCGCCCCTGGTAGACGACACTCGCGCCGTTGCTGAGCCGTTTGCCAAATCGGCGTTTGACCGAAGATGGAAGTGCAGACCAGGCCGCGTCGCCCAGAAGGTCGCTAAAGCGACGATCCTGATACGTTTTCGGCATCGGGTTTGCCACATCGCGTAAAGCTGAGTTGTCCTTCCTCACTTTATGCACTCCCTCCTGTTGTGTCCGTTATTTCTGTATAAAGAGAAATAACTATCTAAATAAAAAGAACGGCTAACTCTTGGACTTGCCGCCAATCTTCAAGAGTGAAAAGATTTTGTCACCCATCTTCATCAAAGTGGCGAGTTTCGATTTGGGAACACTCAGCATTTGAGCTGACCACCGGTCAGCCGTTGTCAAGAAGTCATGCATTTCCTGCATGCGTTTCAAGGCCACAGGGTCAAGACCTGTTTCTCCACCCGCCTGGTCGACGCAGATTTCAATTGCACGGATAGCTGGGTCGATTTCCCGTTCCTTGCGCCCCCTTGCGATCAGTAGCGCCATTTCCCATACGTCGGTCTCGGCGACAAAATGCTCTCTCCTGTCGCCAGCAACCGGAACCCGTTGAATGAGGCGCCAGCCGACAAGTTCCTTCAGAGAGTTGGACACATTAGATCGGGCAATGCCGAGTTCCTCTGAAATCTGCTCAGCATTCAAAGGTCCTGCGCTGAGATAGAGTAACGCGTGGATCTGCGCTACAGAGCGATTAACGCCCCATTGGCTACCCATGTCTCCCCAATAAAGGATGAACTTTTCCTTCGAGGAGTTTTCAGATATGTCGGCAATTTCTGTCATGACAGAAATATCTGATGAAACCGACTGAATGTCAATCCCCTCAGATTGACAGCAGATTATCAAAGTGGAGGTCCTTCAACCTCGCCCCTTTACAATGGCAAGATATGCACTGGAGATCCCCTACATCTGACTGCCAGGGTTGCAATCTCCTGGACTTCTCTATGCAATCTACGTCACCATCTCCTTCAGCTCACCGTGAGCGGCAAAAAGAGTTCAATTTCCCGAAGAGGTCAGATGTGAGAATTCAGGCGCTTTGGCGATATCCGGTCAAATCCCTTCTGGGCGAACAGCGCCAATCTCTCGCAATTGATGAAAGAGGTGTTGTCGGCGACCGCCAATACGCCATCATCGATGAAACCGGTAAATTCGGCAGCGGCAAAAACACACGAAGGTTCACGCGGATCGACAATCTTCTGTCTTTGCGCGCAGTCACGAAGGGTGACGCACCGACAGTTGAATTCCCGGACGGGCGAGCGATCGACGTCGCGGCAGATGACATCGATCACCGCCTTTCTGAATGCCTTGGACAGCCGGTGAAAATTCGTCGTGAAACAGAGCAATCGCATTTTGACGACAGCCCGGTTCACCTGCTGCTTTCCTCAGACCTTGAGAAACTGCAAAAGTCCCTGCCGGGTTCCAAGATAGACGTGCGCCGATTTCGGGCCAACGTCATTCTGGAAGATATTGGTCATCTGAGCGCAAGTGACCTTGTGGGAAGCGTCCTGACGATCGGCGACACACGACTGCTGATCACTCACAAAACAGAACGGTGCAGAATGGTGACAGCTGAGCAGGAGGATCTGGAATTCGACCCTCGAATATTGAAGTCGATCGCTCGTGATTTTGAGGTCGACTTTGGCGTTTATGCCAGAGTTCTAAAGGCGGGCACAATTGCCGTCGGGCAAGATGTGGAGATCGGTTCTGAAAGGGTATTACGCGCAAACAACCAGGACCTAGGAATTTAGCCGCCTAAGCTTTTCTTGCAACAACGAACTCGAAGCAAGGAAACAGTGTTGCGGGAAGACATTGGCGGATGCTTGGGCCCGATCATTGGCTTGCAATCGAGCACAGCAAAGAACGTGTCCCGCTATACGCACCCGCCTGCGTTTGAAGGCAGGCGGATGTCTGGCATTGCAGAGTGTTTCAGACCGCTATTCTGCCGCCTTTGACGTCAGTTTTTTGAGCGCACCGGTCATGGCGACGACGGACGGATGATCTTCCGGCAGACCGTGCGCACCGGCGAAGGCAACCGGTGAGCGATACAAAATGATGGTTCCATCAGGTGTTTCGATTGCTGACACGCGGATAGGCAAATCAAGGCCGGCTGCCTGCGCGTCGCGAATAACTGGCGTTCCGAGCTTCGGATTACCAAAAATAAGAACCTCGTTGTCGGGTATCTCCATGTCGACACTCTTGCCGCCTTTGGCATGATCAATGCGTGCAAAGACCTTGGCACCGGCGTTCTCGACCGCGGCACTCAACTTGTCGATCGTTTCCGAAACAGAATGTGGGCTTGAAACCCTGACAAGCGTGCTGTCTTCCGCCAGCGCGGTCCCCGCATTGGCGACCATAAGACCAGCGCCAACCATCGCTGCAAGAGTAGTTTTAGACATCATCGACTCCAGATAAATTATTGAACGGTTGCAATGCACCGCAAATTCGCGCGCCAAACCAATCAAAACTTCGTGGTGATGATAAGGCTGGTGTTGCAAGCTTTGGCGAGCATTGTCCAACGCCTCCGGAAACGGCACCTACTTGCCATTGCTGTGCTTGATCAATCTTGCGTCATAGGCCAAACTCCTGCGTTCGCTGCATTCTCACGGGGCACCAAAACGACGCCTCACGTGCCGGGCTCGCACCCTGAAACGCACCGGAACAGACGTGCTTGCATATTACATAAGTCTATGCTTATGTGTTGTCATGATTGAAAATGACATATTCAAAGCTTTGGCAGACCCGACACGGCGCGCAATTTTTGAGAAATTGGCGACTGGAAGCATGAATGCGAGTTCATTGCGCGAAGGCATGAAGATCAGCCAACCTGCAATGTCGCAACACCTCGCGGTCCTTCACCAGGCCAAGCTTGTAAGGCAGGAACGGAACGGGCGGTTCGTCAACTACGAAGTCGACCCGGACGGTCTGGCTCTTATTGCGAACTGGCTGGCGAAATATCGTGCCTATTGGCCAGAACGCGTTGATGCGTTGAGAACCCTTTTGAAGGACATGGATCAATGAGCAACCAGGAACCGGATGCAGATGCTGTCGTAAAAATCCCTGCCGGCAATGAGGCAACCGATCTCATTCTGGAGTACGAACTCGATGCTCCGCCGGAAAAGGTTTGGCGCGCTATTACGATCCGGGAATTCAGAGAGCAGTGGTTGCCCGGCAAAGACCTCGTGGAGGCTGAACCTCTTGCGGAGGTTGGAGGTGAAGAGGTCTCCTACCGAATGAAGGACAGCACCCCGCCATATCTTGAAAGTGTTGTGGCATTTCAGCTGAGGCCGGATGGAAATGGCCGCAGTGTTCTAAAGATCATTCATCGTCTCGCCGACACGCAAATACCGATGGAAACAAAGGCCGCAAACAACAACGAGCCGATCATGATGTGCGCTGCCTGACACCGTACTGACAACCGACATCAACAAGACACAGGAGTTCGCCCATGCGCGAAGCGGCACAACTCGTCCCTATGGTCGTGGAACAATCCAGTCGAGGCGAACGGTCTTTCGACATTTATTCCCGACTGCTTCGGGAGCGGATCATATTTCTCAACGGTGAGGTGAACGACACCGTGTCAGCTCTTGTCTGCGCACAGCTGTTGTTTCTGGAAGCAGAAAGTCCGAAGAAGCCCGTTCAGCTCTATATCAATTCGCCCGGCGGCATGGTCACCAGCGGTTTCGCGATGTACGACACAATGCACCACATCCAAGCGCCAGTTCACACACTCTGCATGGGAACGGCACGTTCCATGGGGTCGTTTCTGCTGATGGCCGGTGAACCAGGCGAACGGGCTATTCTGCCCAATGCCAACATCTTGATCCATCAACCATCAGGTGGCTTCCAGGGTCAGGCCTCCGACATGGCAATCCATGCGGAAGAAATCCTACGCACAAAACAGCACATGACACGTCTCTATGCCGAGCACTGCAACCGCTCATTTGAAGAGTTTGAACGTGCCATGGACCGGGACCACTTCATGACGCCGGAAGAAGCCCTGGACTGGGGCCTGGTCGACCGCATCCTGTCCAAACAGGACCTGGTTGATTGAGCGGTCGCCTGGATCGCCTCAAACTAAAAAAATCGAGAAAGAAAGCCGTCTGAAATTTCAGAATTCTTCCATAGCTCTTAGGAGACTTGGCAACCGTGCACCTTGAAGCATCATATGGTCACGCATCAGCGTATCTGCGGATTTGCCGTCCTTGCCGAAAATCGCGTCCGCGATGGCTTGGTGCTCCTCAACGGACTTCTCCAATCGGCCGACCACTTTATATGGCATCAACCTGTAGACATTGATGCGCGCCTGGATCTGCTCCAGTTGATTGCAAAGCCATTCGTTTCCACTGGCATGATGAATGGCTGAGTGAAACGCCAGGTTCGCTTTCGCGTATTCAGGGATGTCCTCTGCTTCGGCTGCGTCCACGCATTGCTGCAATCCACTTTGGATCGTTTCCCGATGTGATGCGGTCAGGTTTTCGCTTGCCAGTCGGGCAGCCATGCCTTCAAGTTCGGCAGCGACTTCAAAGAGATCGCTGAGCTCCTTGGCCGTCAGAACGCGCACTATTGCCCCTTTACGAGGCCGGGTTTCCAGAAGGCCAGTATCAACCATCGACCTTATGGCCTCGCGGATCGGTGTGCGGCTAACACCGAAACGTTTGGCCAGGTCCGCCTCTTCGAGTTGATCACCCGGCTTCAGCAAACCACTGAAAATCTCATGTTTTAGTTGCTCGATGAGCTTGTCGGATGCGCGCGCCATTTTCCGTCCTTTCTTCGATTCTTCTACAGATTGTCGACCGCCATTTCCATACAAAAAAATCTTATATGAATATTTTTAATTGCTATATGTATACATATAAGATATTTAAGCATCCATAAGGAGGACCCGTCATGAACAATCTTTTGAAATATTCGACGCTGACCCTGATGCTTCTGGGAGGTACAGCCCAGGCTGAGGAACTTCGCTTGTCCCATCAGTGGTCGACGAGCGATGTGCGCCACGAGGTGGCCCAGATCGTTGCGGATGAAGTGGCTGCAGCAGATGTCGATCTGGAGATCAAGATTTTCCCGTCGAAATCGCTCTTCAAGCCTAGGGAGCAGTATCGGCCTCTATCTCGCGGTCAATTGGATATGACTGTTTTCCCGCTGTCCTATGCAGGTGGTCAGCAGCCTTCGTTCAATCTTACGCTCATGCCCGGTCTGGTTAAGAACCACGACCACGCTGCACGTCTGAGCCAGTCTCCGTTTATGGCGGCGCTGGAGGAAAAGATGGCCGAAGATGACGTCATGGTGCTTGTCCATGGCTATCTCGCCGGTGGTTTCGTCGGCAAAGACAAATGCATCACCAATCCCAACGACGTTGGAGGCCTGCAAACGCGTGCAGCTGGCAAATCCTTCGAACAAATGCTCGTGGGCGCAGGCGCATCGATCACGTCAATGGCGTCATCCGAAATTTATTCGGCCATGCAGACAGGTGTCTTGGATGCAGCGAACACATCGTCTTCTTCGTTTGTGTCCTATCGCATCTTTGAACAGGTCTCGTGCTACACCCCTGCTTCCGACATTGCTCTCTGGTTTCTGTATCAGCCGTTGCTGATGAACAAATCGACTTTCGAGGGTCTTACAAGCGAGCAACAAGCCGCTCTGCTTGATGCCGCAAAGAAGGCCGAAGCATTCTACCTGGAACAGGCCAAGCTGCAGGATGCCGCATCGGTCGAGGTTTTCCGGCAAGCAGGTGTCGAGATCGCGGAAATGACAGCGGAAGACTTCGCGGCTTGGCAAGCCCTTGCACAGAACACGTCCTACAAGGCCTTTGTTGATGATGTTCCAGGTGGCCAGGACCTGCTGGACAAGGCTCTGGCCGTAGAGTGAAACCCGGCCATACCGGGGCTTCCTTTCGGGGTCCCGGCTTTCTCTCCCGAGACTGAAAGGACGCGCGACATGGCTAGCCATGCTCCCTCCACTTATGTGCAACCCGCAAGCACAAATCCGTTTGTCCGTATCGTTCAAAAGATATCAACCGTTGCGGGCTGGGCGTCTGCCTTAATGATACTGGGTGCAGTGCTCCTGACCTGCCAAATGATTTTCGTTCGTTTTGTCTTGAATGGCTCAACCGTTTGGCAGACCGAGATCGTCGTTTATCTCGTCATTGCCGCGACCCTGGTTGGACTGCCTTTCGTGCAGTGCCAGCGGGGTCACGTGAACGTTGATCTGATCCCGATGGCGCTCCGTGTGCAGGCGCGCTTCGGCCTGGCGTGTCTCACACTTTGCGGATCTATCATCATCACTGCGGTGATGCTGTTTTATGGCTACGACTATTGGCACTTTGCTCTGTCGCGGGGTTGGACATCGGACACGGTTACAGCCGTTCCCCTATGGATTCCCTATCTTTCGCTCCCTGTCGGATTTGGTCTGTTGCTGTTGCAACTTTCCGCAGATTTTGTCGCGCTGCTGACAAAATCCGAGACGCCATTCGGCCTGGAGGCGTAGCCATGGACCCTCTCATTCTTGGCACATTGGTCGGCGTGTGCACCATCCTTGTTCTGTTCTCGGGCGTGTCAGTCGCCGTTGGATTGATGATTGTTTCGGCAGGTTTTCTGGTCGTCTTCGACGGAATGCGGTCACTTGAGCTGATGCCGGAAATCTTCTTCGCCAAACTCGACAGCTTTGCGCTTTTATCCATCCCGATGTTCATCATCATGGGAGCCTCCATCGCCTCGACCCGCGCCGGCGCGGACCTATACGAAGCTCTGGAAAGATGGCTGACCCGTGTGCCGGGCGGCCTGGTGATATCGAACCTGGGCGCTTGTGCGCTGTTCGCAGCTATGTCCGGCTCAAGCCCCGCCACCTGTGCTGCCATCGGCAAGATGGGGATTCCAGAGATGCGCAAGCGTGGCTATCCTGAAGGA belongs to Roseibium porphyridii and includes:
- a CDS encoding SRPBCC family protein: MSNQEPDADAVVKIPAGNEATDLILEYELDAPPEKVWRAITIREFREQWLPGKDLVEAEPLAEVGGEEVSYRMKDSTPPYLESVVAFQLRPDGNGRSVLKIIHRLADTQIPMETKAANNNEPIMMCAA
- the dctP gene encoding TRAP transporter substrate-binding protein DctP, producing the protein MNNLLKYSTLTLMLLGGTAQAEELRLSHQWSTSDVRHEVAQIVADEVAAADVDLEIKIFPSKSLFKPREQYRPLSRGQLDMTVFPLSYAGGQQPSFNLTLMPGLVKNHDHAARLSQSPFMAALEEKMAEDDVMVLVHGYLAGGFVGKDKCITNPNDVGGLQTRAAGKSFEQMLVGAGASITSMASSEIYSAMQTGVLDAANTSSSSFVSYRIFEQVSCYTPASDIALWFLYQPLLMNKSTFEGLTSEQQAALLDAAKKAEAFYLEQAKLQDAASVEVFRQAGVEIAEMTAEDFAAWQALAQNTSYKAFVDDVPGGQDLLDKALAVE
- a CDS encoding MOSC domain-containing protein is translated as MRIQALWRYPVKSLLGEQRQSLAIDERGVVGDRQYAIIDETGKFGSGKNTRRFTRIDNLLSLRAVTKGDAPTVEFPDGRAIDVAADDIDHRLSECLGQPVKIRRETEQSHFDDSPVHLLLSSDLEKLQKSLPGSKIDVRRFRANVILEDIGHLSASDLVGSVLTIGDTRLLITHKTERCRMVTAEQEDLEFDPRILKSIARDFEVDFGVYARVLKAGTIAVGQDVEIGSERVLRANNQDLGI
- a CDS encoding TRAP transporter small permease produces the protein MASHAPSTYVQPASTNPFVRIVQKISTVAGWASALMILGAVLLTCQMIFVRFVLNGSTVWQTEIVVYLVIAATLVGLPFVQCQRGHVNVDLIPMALRVQARFGLACLTLCGSIIITAVMLFYGYDYWHFALSRGWTSDTVTAVPLWIPYLSLPVGFGLLLLQLSADFVALLTKSETPFGLEA
- a CDS encoding ATP-dependent Clp protease proteolytic subunit; its protein translation is MREAAQLVPMVVEQSSRGERSFDIYSRLLRERIIFLNGEVNDTVSALVCAQLLFLEAESPKKPVQLYINSPGGMVTSGFAMYDTMHHIQAPVHTLCMGTARSMGSFLLMAGEPGERAILPNANILIHQPSGGFQGQASDMAIHAEEILRTKQHMTRLYAEHCNRSFEEFERAMDRDHFMTPEEALDWGLVDRILSKQDLVD
- a CDS encoding ArsR/SmtB family transcription factor, producing MIENDIFKALADPTRRAIFEKLATGSMNASSLREGMKISQPAMSQHLAVLHQAKLVRQERNGRFVNYEVDPDGLALIANWLAKYRAYWPERVDALRTLLKDMDQ
- a CDS encoding GntR family transcriptional regulator translates to MARASDKLIEQLKHEIFSGLLKPGDQLEEADLAKRFGVSRTPIREAIRSMVDTGLLETRPRKGAIVRVLTAKELSDLFEVAAELEGMAARLASENLTASHRETIQSGLQQCVDAAEAEDIPEYAKANLAFHSAIHHASGNEWLCNQLEQIQARINVYRLMPYKVVGRLEKSVEEHQAIADAIFGKDGKSADTLMRDHMMLQGARLPSLLRAMEEF
- a CDS encoding DUF302 domain-containing protein, encoding MMSKTTLAAMVGAGLMVANAGTALAEDSTLVRVSSPHSVSETIDKLSAAVENAGAKVFARIDHAKGGKSVDMEIPDNEVLIFGNPKLGTPVIRDAQAAGLDLPIRVSAIETPDGTIILYRSPVAFAGAHGLPEDHPSVVAMTGALKKLTSKAAE
- a CDS encoding GbsR/MarR family transcriptional regulator, with product MTEIADISENSSKEKFILYWGDMGSQWGVNRSVAQIHALLYLSAGPLNAEQISEELGIARSNVSNSLKELVGWRLIQRVPVAGDRREHFVAETDVWEMALLIARGRKEREIDPAIRAIEICVDQAGGETGLDPVALKRMQEMHDFLTTADRWSAQMLSVPKSKLATLMKMGDKIFSLLKIGGKSKS